One stretch of Corvus hawaiiensis isolate bCorHaw1 chromosome 1, bCorHaw1.pri.cur, whole genome shotgun sequence DNA includes these proteins:
- the PSME3 gene encoding proteasome activator complex subunit 3 — protein MASLLKVDPEVKLKVDSFRERITSEAEDLVANFFPKKLLELDGFLKEPILNIHDLTQIHSDMNLPVPDPILLTNSHDGLDGPNMKKRKLEDHEETFQGTKVFVMPNGMLKSNQQLVDIIEKVKPEIRLLIEKCNTVKMWVQLLIPRIEDGNNFGVSIQEETVAELRTVESEAASYLDQISRYYITRAKLVSKIAKYPHVEDYRRTVTEIDEKEYISLRLIISELRNQYVTLHDMILKNIEKIKRPRSSNAETLY, from the exons ATGGCCTCGCTGCTCAAGGTGGACCCGGAGGTGAAGCTCAAG GTTGACTCCTTCAGGGAGCGGATCACGAGTGAG gCTGAAGACCTCGTAGCAAACTTTTTTCCAAAGAAGCTGTTAGAGCTCGATGGGTTCCTTAAG GAACCCATCCTGAACATTCATGATCTTACTCAGATCCATTCGGACATGAACCTCCCAGTGCCTGACCCAATTCTTCTCACCAACAGCCATGATGGACTGGATGGG CCAAATATGAAAAAGAGGAAGCTGGAAGACCACGAAGAGACCTTTCAGG gtaCCAAAGTGTTTGTGATGCCCAATGGGATGCTGAAGAGCAACCAGCAGCTGGTGGACATCATCGAGAAAGTGAAACCAGAAATCAGGCTGCTCATTGAGAAGTGCAATACG GTCAAAATGTGGGTGCAGCTTCTCATTCCCAGGATAGAGGATGGGAACAACTTCGGTGTTTCTATTCAG GAAGAAACAGTTGCTGAGCTTCGGACTGTGGAGAGCGAGGCAGCATCTTACCTGGACCAGATTTCTAG ATACTATATTACAAGAGCAAAGTTGGTTTCCAAAATAGCCAAGTACCCTCATGTG GAGGACTATCGCCGCACCGTGACGGAGATCGACGAGAAGGAGTACATTAGTCTGCGCCTCATCATTTCAGAGCTGAGAAATCAATAT GTCACTTTGCATGACATGATCCTTAAAAACATTGAGAAGATCAAGAGGCCTCGGAGCAGCAATGCTGAGACCCTCTATTAA